From a single Pyxidicoccus xibeiensis genomic region:
- a CDS encoding response regulator produces MSEPRHTLLFVDDEADVLDILTRMFQRRYRVLTASSGTAALEILRRETVDVLVTDQRMPEMSGIELAATARAEGLDVTTLLLTGYTDPEDIIAAINRGQVYRYITKPWDVNDLLITVKNAVEFTQLRRDKERLIRQLHQRVEALFVLYEVSRASANDPASYDNIIDRVLIAVARVLPYDCGAALIAPDESRSVTLRLRCHGTVGEKALLGVKESMLGAYRKSSGLLLPEDRVITRVAGTTTQDATAATVYPSQLTVNLVAGGRPVGMLSLFSLRPDAFTEDDGVLLDVLANQTADAIQSLRSAEEEARHRMERMVESMADGVVLTDEKNDIVVMNPAARRLLQAGDDPEAHTTKMMEERLGFQPFHLVRGWEYSGSQILREEVKLFERHVQVTVTPVSDARGNLRGVCVVLRDITDQKRLEERKDEFVSMVSHELRTPLTSISGALDLVLNFMAGDINDRQRRYLSLAKDSTEKLNAIVDDLLDLSKFAKGRLRMNFEVAYLDELIQRVVEKYGPAFGEKRILVKPVLPRHPLRVLADPNRLNQVLNNLLNNAVKFTPEGGEVRVELHATSSLPGYVVVSCWNSGDPIAEDSLERIFDRFEQARTKANRTVRGTGLGLAICRNIVEAHGGRIWCEPCTDGVRFMAVLPTEPPPELRQDDGSEVPAQPRRKESRGRVLVIEGEPEVGFIAKALMAGRGYDVRLAFNAEEGLSSARKYHPDMVLVSVRLPDVDGLRLAEILRHDPETRRAPLLVTSAFDERQRAFRAGADAFLVRPLASDKLLATVDSLVRGRAGPAHGRVLVVDDDAKIALICREVLENIGFDVATAGSIEEGRRSLRERRPDVVLLDVTLPDGDGFVFLEEIKAERASGHISVIFISARAETSSKVRALKLGGDDYLTKPFDALELGARVESVMRRKEQELSASPTTQLPGSTAIEREVQRRLLARRPFAFCYLDLDNLKAYNDYYGFAKADGVVRQTGDLMREIFAQEGGPGDFLGHVAGDDFVFITSTETVDRICQKAIETFDRIIPLYYDRQDRERGHIEAEDRYGEKRRFPIMSVSVVAVMTDGSQDHAELARRAAEMKKRAKAILGSVFLRSDREQVVRSVAG; encoded by the coding sequence TTGTCCGAGCCCCGCCACACGCTGCTGTTCGTCGATGACGAGGCCGACGTCCTCGACATCCTCACGCGGATGTTTCAGCGCCGGTATCGGGTGCTGACGGCCTCCAGTGGTACGGCCGCGCTCGAAATCCTGCGTCGCGAAACGGTGGACGTGCTCGTCACGGACCAGCGCATGCCGGAGATGTCCGGCATCGAGCTGGCGGCCACGGCGCGCGCCGAGGGCCTCGACGTCACCACGCTGCTGCTCACCGGGTACACGGACCCGGAGGACATCATCGCGGCCATCAACCGCGGCCAAGTGTACCGGTACATCACCAAGCCGTGGGACGTGAACGACCTGCTCATCACCGTGAAGAACGCGGTGGAGTTCACGCAGCTGCGGCGGGACAAGGAGCGGCTCATCCGCCAGCTCCACCAGCGCGTGGAAGCGCTCTTCGTCCTGTACGAGGTCAGCCGCGCCAGCGCCAACGACCCGGCCAGCTACGACAACATCATCGACCGGGTGCTCATCGCCGTGGCGCGGGTGCTGCCGTACGACTGCGGCGCGGCGCTCATCGCCCCGGACGAGTCGCGCAGCGTCACGCTGCGCCTGCGCTGCCACGGCACGGTGGGGGAGAAGGCGCTGCTGGGCGTGAAGGAGTCCATGCTCGGCGCGTACCGCAAGAGCAGCGGCCTGCTGCTGCCGGAGGACCGCGTGATTACGCGCGTGGCCGGCACCACCACGCAGGACGCCACCGCGGCTACGGTGTACCCCAGCCAGCTCACGGTGAACCTGGTGGCCGGCGGGCGCCCGGTGGGCATGCTGTCGCTGTTCAGCCTGCGGCCCGACGCCTTCACCGAGGACGACGGCGTGCTGCTGGACGTCCTGGCCAACCAGACCGCGGACGCCATCCAGTCCCTGCGCTCGGCGGAGGAAGAGGCCCGCCACCGCATGGAGCGGATGGTGGAGTCCATGGCGGACGGCGTGGTCCTCACCGACGAGAAGAACGACATCGTGGTGATGAACCCGGCCGCGCGGCGCCTCCTGCAGGCGGGCGACGACCCGGAGGCGCACACCACCAAGATGATGGAGGAGCGGCTGGGCTTCCAGCCCTTCCACCTGGTGCGCGGCTGGGAGTACAGCGGCAGCCAGATCCTGCGCGAGGAGGTGAAGCTCTTCGAGCGGCACGTGCAGGTCACCGTCACGCCGGTGAGCGACGCGCGCGGCAACCTGCGCGGCGTGTGCGTGGTGCTGCGCGACATCACCGACCAGAAGCGGCTGGAGGAGCGCAAGGACGAGTTCGTCTCCATGGTGAGCCACGAGCTGCGCACGCCGCTCACGTCCATCTCCGGCGCGCTGGACCTGGTGCTCAACTTCATGGCCGGCGACATCAACGACCGGCAGCGCCGCTACCTGTCGCTGGCGAAGGACTCCACCGAGAAGCTCAACGCCATCGTCGACGACCTCTTGGATTTGTCGAAGTTCGCCAAGGGCCGGCTGCGGATGAACTTCGAGGTGGCGTACCTCGACGAGCTGATTCAACGCGTGGTGGAGAAGTACGGCCCCGCCTTCGGCGAGAAGCGCATCCTGGTGAAGCCCGTGCTGCCCAGGCATCCGCTGCGCGTGCTGGCCGACCCGAACCGCCTCAACCAGGTCCTCAACAACCTGCTCAACAACGCGGTGAAGTTCACCCCGGAGGGCGGCGAGGTGCGGGTGGAGCTGCACGCCACCAGCAGCCTGCCGGGCTACGTGGTGGTGTCCTGCTGGAACAGCGGCGACCCCATCGCCGAGGACAGCCTGGAGCGCATCTTCGACCGCTTCGAGCAGGCGCGCACCAAGGCCAACCGCACCGTGCGGGGCACCGGCCTGGGCCTGGCCATCTGCCGCAACATCGTGGAGGCCCACGGCGGCCGCATCTGGTGCGAGCCGTGCACCGACGGCGTGCGCTTCATGGCGGTGCTGCCCACCGAGCCGCCTCCCGAGCTGCGCCAGGACGACGGGAGCGAGGTCCCCGCACAGCCGCGCCGCAAGGAGAGCCGGGGCCGGGTGCTGGTCATCGAGGGTGAGCCCGAGGTGGGCTTCATCGCCAAGGCGCTGATGGCCGGGCGCGGCTATGACGTGCGGCTGGCCTTCAACGCCGAGGAGGGCCTGTCCTCCGCGCGCAAGTACCACCCGGACATGGTGCTGGTGTCCGTGCGGCTGCCGGACGTGGACGGGCTGCGGCTGGCGGAGATCCTCCGGCACGACCCGGAGACGCGCCGCGCGCCGCTGCTGGTGACGTCCGCCTTCGACGAGCGCCAGCGCGCCTTCCGCGCCGGGGCGGATGCCTTCCTGGTGCGCCCGCTGGCGTCGGACAAGCTGCTGGCCACGGTGGACTCGCTGGTGCGGGGCCGCGCGGGCCCGGCCCACGGCCGCGTGCTGGTGGTGGACGACGACGCGAAGATTGCCCTCATCTGCCGCGAGGTGCTGGAGAACATCGGCTTCGACGTGGCCACGGCGGGCTCCATCGAAGAGGGGCGCCGCTCCCTGCGCGAGCGCCGGCCGGACGTCGTCCTGCTGGACGTCACGCTGCCGGACGGCGACGGCTTCGTCTTCCTGGAGGAGATCAAGGCCGAGCGCGCCAGCGGCCACATCTCCGTCATCTTCATCTCCGCCCGCGCGGAGACGTCCTCGAAGGTCCGCGCCCTCAAGCTGGGCGGCGACGACTACCTCACCAAGCCCTTCGACGCGCTGGAGCTGGGGGCGCGCGTGGAGAGCGTGATGCGGCGCAAGGAGCAGGAGCTCTCCGCGTCGCCCACCACGCAGCTGCCGGGCTCCACGGCGATCGAGCGCGAGGTGCAGCGGCGCCTGCTGGCGCGGCGGCCCTTCGCCTTCTGCTACCTGGACCTGGACAACCTCAAGGCCTACAACGACTACTACGGCTTCGCGAAGGCGGACGGCGTGGTGCGCCAGACGGGCGACCTGATGCGAGAAATCTTCGCGCAGGAGGGCGGGCCCGGGGACTTCCTGGGCCACGTGGCCGGCGACGACTTCGTGTTCATCACCTCCACGGAGACGGTGGACCGCATCTGCCAGAAGGCGATTGAAACCTTCGACCGCATCATCCCGCTCTACTACGACCGGCAGGACCGGGAGCGCGGCCACATCGAGGCGGAGGACCGCTACGGTGAGAAGCGGCGCTTCCCCATCATGAGCGTGTCGGTGGTGGCGGTGATGACGGACGGCTCGCAGGACCACGCCGAGCTGGCGCGGCGCGCGGCGGAGATGAAGAAGCGGGCCAAGGCCATCCTGGGCTCCGTCTTCCTGCGCAGTGACCGGGAGCAGGTGGTACGCTCCGTGGCCGGATGA
- a CDS encoding tetratricopeptide repeat protein, whose product MSPRVLPLLALLAAIACEDSTPKVSAKDHAEGLYIKGTAEYLQGQFEASLKSFEAMKQLAPQDPRLPAARGEVYLSMGRLNEAAAEFEAALVLDPKRSTNWSRLGFIQAQLGKVSEAQSSLRKAIGLFPNDFNALEALGELHLKKGEHTEAVRHFTLASNAASGEAKSALLMRALDVLSQQGRHAEVLALAQKGVSEGTRSAEVLTALGDALVHAGKLPEAAAAYQDAAGLAPRDPTLWELVGEIHMRLDKPGEAISAYQESLKVKDRAVVHVALARVHLAMNNRAAAEDELTAALASVSGKDTRELRDLAGLLSDLDRKPDALRILASLSAEEDYVKDAELQLTTARLARELKDTSVQQAACARATAADAGVKKCP is encoded by the coding sequence ATGTCCCCGCGCGTCCTGCCCCTGCTCGCCCTGCTCGCCGCCATCGCGTGCGAGGACTCCACCCCCAAGGTCTCCGCCAAGGACCACGCGGAGGGGCTCTACATCAAGGGCACCGCCGAGTACCTCCAGGGCCAGTTCGAGGCCTCGCTCAAGTCCTTCGAGGCGATGAAGCAGCTCGCCCCGCAGGACCCGCGCCTGCCCGCCGCCCGGGGCGAGGTGTACCTGTCCATGGGCCGCCTCAACGAGGCCGCAGCCGAGTTCGAGGCCGCCCTCGTCCTGGACCCCAAGCGCTCCACCAACTGGAGCCGCCTGGGCTTCATCCAGGCCCAGCTCGGCAAGGTGTCCGAGGCCCAGAGCTCGCTGCGCAAGGCCATTGGCCTGTTCCCCAACGACTTCAACGCCCTGGAGGCCCTGGGCGAGCTGCACCTCAAGAAGGGCGAGCACACCGAGGCCGTCCGCCACTTCACCCTGGCCTCCAACGCGGCGTCCGGCGAGGCGAAGTCCGCCCTCCTCATGCGCGCCCTGGACGTGCTGTCGCAGCAGGGCCGGCACGCGGAGGTCCTCGCGCTGGCGCAGAAGGGCGTGTCCGAGGGGACTCGCTCCGCCGAGGTGCTCACCGCCCTGGGGGACGCGCTCGTCCACGCCGGGAAGCTCCCCGAGGCCGCCGCCGCCTACCAGGACGCCGCGGGCCTGGCCCCGAGAGACCCGACGCTCTGGGAGCTGGTTGGCGAAATCCACATGCGCCTGGACAAGCCCGGCGAGGCCATCTCCGCCTACCAGGAGTCCCTGAAGGTGAAGGACCGGGCCGTCGTCCACGTGGCCCTCGCCCGCGTCCACCTGGCCATGAACAACCGCGCCGCCGCGGAGGACGAGCTCACCGCCGCGCTCGCGTCCGTCTCCGGCAAGGACACCCGCGAGCTGCGCGACCTGGCCGGCCTGCTCTCCGACCTGGACCGCAAGCCGGATGCGCTGCGCATCCTCGCCAGCCTCAGCGCCGAGGAGGATTACGTGAAGGACGCCGAGCTGCAGCTCACCACCGCCCGGCTGGCGCGGGAGCTGAAGGACACCTCGGTGCAGCAGGCCGCGTGCGCTCGCGCCACCGCGGCCGATGCTGGCGTGAAGAAGTGCCCGTGA
- the lexA gene encoding transcriptional repressor LexA produces MEELTERQREILSFIVKETETRGFPPTIREIGEQMDIRSTNGVNDHLKALERKGYLNRGEQQSRSLVPTKRARLALGLGMKKEAGMVEVPLLGKVAAGAPLLAQEHMEDSVKIDSFLLGGVNGREVFALRVKGQSMIDDGIHDGDYLFVKKTPAAQPGDIVVALIEDEATVKRYYPEGERIRFQPANATMQPIYVSRADFRSTMILGQVVGVYRKLQGGRV; encoded by the coding sequence ATGGAAGAGCTTACGGAACGCCAGCGCGAGATTCTGAGCTTCATCGTCAAGGAGACGGAGACGCGGGGCTTCCCGCCGACCATCCGCGAGATTGGCGAGCAGATGGACATCCGCTCCACCAACGGGGTGAACGACCACCTCAAGGCCCTGGAGCGCAAGGGCTACCTGAACCGGGGCGAGCAGCAGAGCCGCTCCCTGGTGCCCACCAAGCGGGCGAGGCTCGCGCTGGGCCTGGGGATGAAGAAGGAAGCGGGCATGGTGGAGGTGCCCCTGCTGGGCAAGGTGGCGGCCGGTGCCCCCCTGCTCGCGCAGGAGCACATGGAGGACTCGGTCAAGATCGACAGCTTCCTGCTCGGGGGGGTGAACGGCCGCGAGGTCTTCGCCCTGCGCGTGAAGGGGCAGTCGATGATTGACGACGGCATCCACGACGGCGACTACCTCTTCGTGAAGAAGACGCCGGCGGCCCAGCCGGGTGACATCGTGGTGGCCCTCATCGAGGACGAGGCCACGGTGAAGCGCTACTACCCGGAGGGCGAGCGCATCCGCTTCCAGCCGGCCAACGCCACCATGCAGCCCATCTACGTGAGCCGCGCGGACTTCCGCTCGACCATGATTCTGGGCCAGGTGGTGGGCGTGTACCGCAAGCTCCAGGGCGGGCGCGTCTAG
- a CDS encoding FecR domain-containing protein translates to MADPRAPRRQTPFLVGLVLILAALPLGWFVFLREPPPPPPPPLPPVAVAPPVAKRPLVLEFTEVSGTVEVLQPDGAWRAATVGTSLRRDEKVRTQDGSYAMLIGGEAVEIRMDPGTEISVEELTESVSRLLLARGMATAVVKSGKRHTFEVKAANADAVATLEQGGAFTMSNNGTGTVAVGTREGEVTLVGQGKVVIVRAGQQAVIRPGQAPSEPAAVPGSLLLKVDWPGERTRRERELVVRGQTEPGSRVEVDGVTLIPDAQGHFERKVALREGRNTVDVRAVGVGRIEQRDRQDVVVDTTPPALKTDTQDIWNQANDASP, encoded by the coding sequence ATGGCTGACCCTCGCGCCCCCCGACGCCAGACGCCCTTCCTGGTCGGCCTCGTGCTGATCCTCGCGGCGCTGCCGCTGGGGTGGTTCGTGTTCCTGCGCGAGCCGCCCCCGCCACCCCCGCCTCCGCTGCCGCCCGTCGCCGTGGCGCCGCCCGTGGCGAAGCGGCCGCTGGTGCTGGAGTTCACCGAGGTGTCCGGCACCGTGGAGGTGCTGCAACCGGATGGCGCCTGGCGCGCGGCAACCGTAGGCACCTCGTTGCGCCGCGACGAGAAGGTGCGCACCCAGGACGGCTCGTACGCCATGCTCATCGGCGGCGAGGCCGTGGAGATTCGCATGGACCCCGGCACGGAGATCTCCGTGGAGGAGCTGACCGAGTCCGTGTCCCGCCTGCTGCTGGCGCGCGGTATGGCCACGGCCGTGGTGAAGTCCGGCAAGCGCCACACCTTCGAGGTGAAGGCGGCCAACGCCGACGCCGTGGCCACCCTGGAGCAGGGCGGCGCGTTCACCATGAGCAACAACGGCACGGGCACCGTGGCCGTGGGCACGCGCGAGGGTGAGGTCACCCTCGTCGGCCAGGGCAAGGTCGTCATCGTCCGCGCGGGCCAGCAGGCCGTCATCCGGCCCGGCCAGGCCCCGTCCGAGCCCGCCGCCGTCCCGGGCAGCCTGCTCCTCAAGGTGGACTGGCCCGGAGAGCGCACGCGGCGCGAGCGCGAGCTGGTGGTGCGCGGGCAGACCGAGCCCGGCAGCCGCGTGGAAGTCGACGGCGTCACCCTCATCCCCGACGCCCAGGGCCACTTCGAGCGCAAGGTGGCGCTGCGCGAGGGCCGCAACACGGTGGATGTCCGCGCCGTCGGAGTGGGGCGTATTGAACAGAGGGACCGGCAGGACGTGGTCGTCGACACCACGCCTCCCGCCCTGAAGACGGACACGCAGGACATCTGGAATCAGGCAAACGACGCTTCCCCCTAG
- a CDS encoding sensor histidine kinase, with protein sequence MRLYQQLVLFMLAATVLPLAAVGFLLLSRAEAELAARIDAEQRAQASATAEAVSASLMEVVDALARSAELIDWESASEAETVGGLRLLYGQSTAVSAVLKLDAEGRPLGSPVFRPQASDGHPAFRAEALERLVRSMPVQTLRGGGKGQAALGSAYAHAEGEPAAVAVAVKLAEGENAPFALAEVVFTALESVLARRAAGGLGRIDLVDEDRRVLASSEPERRMKTLAPELAAPLLTPPAQLTEPVRSFRVESPARRVSVARVPRGLRFDVVVAVDEATALAPVRAMRRTVLASIGGTFLVLLGLGALFTRRLNRRLADVVEGAEAYGRGELDRRVKVQGQDELSELATTFNRMGAELEAARSRLLRWNDDLRARVDEATAELKGAQVQLLEAQKLAAVGQLGAGVAHEINNPLAGILGNVQLLMLDRGSADPDLETLRKIEQSAKRCKEITQNLLRFSQQRERAELRPVDLNAVVRDALSLTEHQIRGDGITLVTELGQGLGRVRADPGHLSQVVLALLSNARTAMLKTPTRCLTLRTGERDGRTFLEVEDTGKGISPDIRPRIFEPFFTTKDVWSNVGLGLSVVWRVVTETGGSIDVRSEVGQGTCFTVFLPKA encoded by the coding sequence ATGAGGCTCTACCAACAGCTCGTCCTCTTCATGCTGGCCGCGACGGTGCTTCCCCTCGCCGCGGTCGGCTTCCTATTGCTCTCGCGCGCCGAGGCCGAGCTGGCCGCGCGCATCGACGCCGAGCAGCGGGCCCAGGCCTCCGCCACCGCGGAGGCCGTGAGCGCCTCCCTGATGGAGGTGGTGGACGCGCTGGCCCGCTCGGCGGAGCTCATCGACTGGGAGTCCGCCAGCGAGGCGGAGACGGTGGGCGGCCTGCGGCTGCTCTACGGCCAGTCCACGGCGGTGAGCGCGGTGCTGAAGCTGGACGCGGAGGGCCGGCCCCTGGGCTCGCCCGTCTTCCGCCCCCAGGCCTCGGACGGGCACCCGGCCTTCCGGGCCGAGGCGCTGGAGCGACTGGTGCGCTCGATGCCCGTGCAGACGCTGCGCGGCGGCGGCAAGGGGCAGGCCGCGCTGGGCAGTGCCTATGCACATGCGGAGGGCGAGCCGGCGGCGGTGGCCGTGGCGGTGAAGCTGGCGGAAGGAGAGAACGCGCCCTTCGCCCTGGCCGAGGTGGTCTTCACCGCGCTGGAGAGCGTGCTGGCGCGGCGCGCGGCCGGTGGGCTGGGCCGCATCGACCTGGTGGACGAGGACCGGCGCGTGCTGGCCAGCTCGGAGCCGGAGCGGCGCATGAAGACGCTGGCGCCGGAGCTGGCCGCGCCGCTGCTCACGCCCCCGGCCCAGCTGACGGAGCCCGTGCGCAGCTTCCGCGTGGAGTCGCCGGCCCGCCGGGTGAGCGTGGCGCGCGTGCCCCGGGGGCTGCGCTTCGACGTGGTGGTGGCCGTGGACGAGGCCACCGCGCTGGCGCCGGTGCGCGCCATGCGGCGCACCGTGCTGGCCTCCATCGGCGGCACCTTCCTGGTGCTGCTCGGGCTGGGCGCGCTCTTCACGCGCCGCCTCAACCGCCGGCTGGCGGACGTGGTGGAGGGCGCGGAGGCCTACGGGCGCGGCGAGCTGGACCGGCGCGTGAAGGTGCAGGGCCAGGACGAGCTGAGCGAGCTGGCCACGACGTTCAACCGCATGGGCGCCGAGCTGGAGGCCGCGCGCTCCCGGCTGCTGCGGTGGAACGACGACCTGCGTGCCCGCGTGGACGAGGCCACCGCCGAGCTCAAGGGCGCCCAGGTCCAGTTGCTGGAGGCACAGAAGCTGGCCGCGGTGGGGCAGCTCGGCGCGGGCGTGGCGCACGAAATCAACAACCCGCTGGCCGGCATCCTCGGCAACGTGCAGCTGCTGATGCTGGACCGCGGCTCCGCCGACCCCGATTTGGAGACGCTGCGGAAGATTGAGCAGAGCGCCAAGCGCTGCAAGGAGATCACCCAGAACCTGCTGCGCTTCTCCCAGCAGCGCGAGCGCGCGGAGCTGCGGCCGGTGGACCTCAACGCCGTGGTGCGCGACGCGCTCAGCCTCACCGAGCACCAGATCCGCGGCGACGGCATCACCCTCGTCACCGAGCTGGGCCAGGGGCTGGGCCGCGTGCGCGCGGACCCCGGGCACCTGTCCCAGGTGGTGCTGGCGCTCTTGTCCAACGCGCGCACGGCCATGCTGAAGACGCCCACGCGCTGCCTCACCCTGCGCACCGGCGAGCGGGACGGCCGGACCTTCCTCGAGGTGGAGGACACGGGCAAGGGCATCTCCCCGGACATCCGCCCGCGAATCTTCGAGCCCTTCTTCACCACCAAGGACGTGTGGTCCAACGTGGGGTTGGGCCTCAGCGTCGTGTGGCGGGTGGTGACGGAGACGGGCGGTAGCATCGACGTGCGCTCGGAAGTAGGGCAGGGGACCTGCTTCACCGTGTTTCTGCCGAAGGCGTGA
- a CDS encoding TolB family protein, with the protein MLRTLALACCLSSSLSPAFAQVTARPITGTRKVVNGGPGDQTDPHVSGALVAYTNEARGQSEIRYHDLVTGQDAAIPNNGAFDFVSDVGSGTVVFTRVSSASAIYAFDVAGAESGPVEIAPEEGSSRRAAVIGGRTVAWQDFGYTGDTLQPEVAAYDLDRGTLTRLTNDGLQDRTPAVAPDGRTVVWAKCDGQGLGCDIWQAAWNGTGFNALRLTGTEGEESQPDTNGQVVVYASTRAVEGVMDRDIYWKPVGGGAEQRLALPGLDANPSISGSLVAFERRDPLKNDFDIVVYDLRTQLLYTLTSSPENENLNDLSVAPDGTARVVWTVPENGDFNVHSFTFKAPEQPSCQQPKEGRIPADVCANPGDWPLVATLDVTRNLNEPECAALDFPASGYGALCVDNGHTGVRATSGRVLLNGHEKVSPAHFRQGSSTIAVGVVFDGDNAMNATISGKAGSAYRIRVYTPPPQCEPSGDVPEPPAPGEEVIAGRHVPPVALRAATVSSVTFIPEGAVRGGPVPGGCSTSGGSVALMGLMAVALWLVRPRREAVRVVRKELRRRAGGL; encoded by the coding sequence ATGCTGCGGACACTGGCCCTGGCTTGCTGCCTGAGTTCCTCGCTGTCGCCCGCCTTCGCGCAGGTGACGGCTCGCCCCATCACCGGTACCCGGAAGGTCGTCAACGGGGGGCCGGGAGACCAGACGGACCCGCACGTGAGCGGCGCCCTGGTGGCCTACACCAACGAGGCCCGGGGCCAGAGCGAGATTCGCTACCACGACCTGGTGACGGGCCAGGACGCGGCCATTCCCAACAACGGCGCCTTCGACTTCGTGTCGGACGTGGGCAGCGGGACGGTGGTGTTCACCCGCGTGAGCTCCGCGAGCGCCATCTACGCCTTCGACGTGGCGGGCGCCGAGTCCGGTCCGGTGGAGATTGCCCCCGAGGAGGGCAGCAGCCGGCGGGCCGCGGTGATCGGCGGCCGCACGGTGGCGTGGCAGGACTTCGGCTACACCGGTGACACGCTGCAGCCGGAGGTGGCCGCGTACGACCTGGACCGGGGCACCCTCACCCGGCTCACGAATGACGGCCTGCAGGACCGCACCCCGGCGGTGGCCCCCGACGGGCGCACGGTGGTCTGGGCCAAGTGCGACGGGCAGGGGCTGGGCTGCGACATCTGGCAGGCGGCGTGGAACGGCACGGGCTTCAACGCCCTGCGGCTCACCGGCACCGAGGGCGAGGAGTCCCAGCCGGACACCAACGGCCAGGTGGTGGTGTACGCCAGCACGCGCGCGGTGGAGGGCGTGATGGACCGCGACATCTACTGGAAGCCCGTGGGCGGCGGCGCCGAGCAGCGGCTGGCCCTGCCCGGGCTGGACGCCAACCCCAGCATCAGCGGCTCGCTGGTGGCCTTCGAGCGCAGGGACCCCCTCAAGAACGACTTCGACATCGTCGTCTACGACCTGCGCACGCAGCTCCTGTACACGCTGACGAGCTCGCCGGAGAACGAGAACCTCAATGACCTGAGCGTGGCCCCGGACGGCACGGCGCGGGTGGTGTGGACGGTGCCGGAGAACGGCGACTTCAACGTGCACTCCTTCACCTTCAAGGCGCCGGAGCAGCCGTCCTGCCAGCAGCCCAAGGAGGGCCGGATTCCCGCGGACGTCTGCGCCAACCCCGGGGACTGGCCGCTGGTGGCCACGCTGGACGTGACGCGCAACCTCAACGAGCCCGAGTGCGCGGCGCTGGACTTCCCGGCCTCGGGCTACGGCGCGCTGTGTGTGGACAACGGCCATACCGGCGTGCGCGCCACGTCCGGCCGGGTGTTGCTCAACGGCCACGAGAAGGTCAGCCCCGCCCACTTCCGGCAGGGCTCCTCCACCATCGCCGTGGGCGTCGTCTTCGATGGCGACAACGCGATGAACGCGACGATCTCCGGAAAAGCCGGAAGTGCGTACCGCATCCGTGTCTACACCCCGCCGCCGCAGTGCGAGCCGTCGGGGGACGTGCCCGAGCCGCCGGCGCCGGGGGAGGAGGTCATCGCCGGAAGGCATGTTCCGCCCGTGGCGCTCCGGGCCGCGACGGTGTCATCCGTGACCTTCATTCCCGAGGGCGCTGTGCGTGGCGGCCCTGTTCCGGGCGGGTGCAGCACGTCTGGTGGCTCTGTCGCGTTGATGGGACTGATGGCGGTGGCGCTGTGGCTGGTGAGGCCCCGGCGCGAAGCCGTGCGCGTGGTGCGGAAGGAACTTCGGCGCAGAGCCGGGGGACTGTAG